ATCCGAAGACTGGCTTGCTAATGAACTTGTCTGGGTTGCAGTACTACTTTCTTGATTGCCTTTGTCATCAACCAGACCACGTTTGTCCGGATCGCGTTTGGTCGGCAAGTAATCAACGACATCCTGAAATTCTGGCTCGAGTCCCTCTGGGGCATACTCTTGCACGAGCCGCGACAATCGATCATGGATCGTTCCGCTTTCAATCGCACTGATAAACGACAACGTTTGCCCTAATAACAACGGAATCACCAGAAACATGGCGACGAGAAAAATAATGATGCTAATGACCAGTAGCACCGTAATCGCGGCAATACGATTCAAAGGAATCCAGGCCGTTCGAGCTGCCCAGCGAATGAGGGGCTCAAAGAGGTAAGCAAGTAACAAGGCAACTAATAACGGAACGGTCACGCTCCGCATTTCATAGCCGACCCAGATTGCAATGATGATTAAAGCCAACCAAAGCAGATCTCTGATTGGTTGAATCTGCCAGAGATGCAACATCGCCACTGGTTCAAGGAGCGGCGCATTCTCAGCGTCATTAGAGCCGATGCCAACTTCTGATTGAGGTTGTTCAGGATCAGCCCCAGGAGGCGTCGGCAGGTCAGTCATGGCCAAGAGCCTAATGGGCACTGCCGCTGGCGGCAATAAGGCGATCTCTTAATCAAGCCTGATGCACACCAATTGCGGCACCCAGAGAGAGACGCTACACACTCATTTTGATATTGAAACTGCCCAGAGACCCCGGTACAGAGCATCAACCGGCACTAATCCGATCAAGCAGGGCGTCGCGGCTAAATGCCTCATCAAAGTCATAGACACTGCGAAAATCTTCAAAGTCATCTTCATCAGTATGGCTCATCAGTCCCGCATCGATCATGGCAAATACGATCCGACCGAAGTCATCGGTCCGCTCAATCTTCCAGTGATCCATAACTGCTCGTGCCATCAGCCCATACTTACGTATCGCAAAGTCACGAAGGCCTAAGCACAGCTGCTGCCCACTGACATGGCGTTCCAGCTCTGGCAAGTGTTCATAGTCTTTATGAATTCGAAGTGTGGTGAAGTGAAGACCTTCACGAATGAAGTCAAACGCTTCAAGGGGATAGGGACCAGCTCGTCGCATTACCATTTCCCAGTCAATGTAAGCTTCCTGTTGTGGCATATTGCTAGAGTCGCCTCCGATTCATTCCGACAATCCTATCGGCTGTCGGGCAAGTATTCCCCTAAAAACGTTCAACAAAGTGATTTGTGGGCTGAACTAGCGATTCACAGTCACAGAAACGTTTGGGTTGCCAATGATCGAAAAACGAAGTTTCCTCTTCTTCCATGAACCTACCTGTCCCAGACCGACACGGGCACTGGCAGCAATTAGATGCCCAGGCAAAGCTCGTTGTCTCACTTTCTCTATAAAGAGTATAGGACTGAAATCACCCGCGCGCCTCCTTCCTTTTTGCGGGTTTGTTAACAACAAGCCATCCAACGTCCGATCAATTTTTAGGGCCTGAGACAACTTTCCAGGCCCATTACACAGCTCCAGCAGCAATTTTGACACATTTTTAGGCCTTCCTGGCGTCTCGAGCCCCTCCTGAATCAGGTCAAATTTCCTTCCCCGGGATCGTGCCATCTCCGTAATCCCCTCCTCTGGCTCGAGAGCACGAATGAGCACCGCTGCTGGTTCATCTGGGCCACCACAAACCACATTGACACAGTGATGCATCCCGTATGTGAAGTACACGTAGACATGACCACCTGACAGGTACATTGATTCATTACGGGCCGTTCGACGCCCACCGTATGCATGACTCGCTCGATCTTGAACGCCCACATACGCTTCGGTCTCAACAATGAGGCCGGATCGGCGTACCCCGTCGACAATTCGGACAAGACGTTGTCCTAACAAATTCCGCCCCAACCTGATGGCATCGACTGAACAGTCGATCTCACTAACTGCCAAGACGCAAGCTCCCATCGATGTCAGCATTTTGGGGCGGTAAGACCCAGACTGGTTGTTCATCACCAGCCAACACATCCTGTAAAGCTTCATGCCCAATATGCTTGACACCAGGAATCGCAATCAACCCGGCCACAGGCCCCTTATTTAAGAGGACCAGTGAAGGATCAAGGTGCAATCCCACAGCACCGTTGACGGTTGCCATCTGGAGAAGCCGAACTGGGTCAATCCCATCACGCCTCCAAAGGAAACGCATTTCATCCAGAATGCTAATCCGATTGGGCGTATCAAGACAAAGCAGGCTGTCTGTGCCTAACCCAACACGAATACCACGCTCTACTAATTCGCGATATGGGTGATTCTCCGGCTGGCCATCAGGATGTCCAAAATAAGCACTGGCCCGCGGACAATAAGCAACCGTGACAGGCCAACGGGCTAACAAGTCACAGGCATGCTGATCGAGATAGTTGACATGCGCAACCACACAGGGCGCCCAGGACAAGACCGATGAAAGAGACTCGACGGGATGGCAATTTTGGGGCTCGATCGATTGATCCCACTTCCCCAACCGATGCAGGAGTTCAGCAAATGGCCCCTGGGCCCGCGCCACAAAGTCGAATTCGGCGCGCGTCTCGGACAGATGCGTAGCCATCGGTACCCGAAGCTGGGCGGCCGCTTCATAAACTGACAGCCCACAGGAGTAAGGAGCATGTGGCTGAGCACCCAACTTCATACCAGCGCCGCCAGGTTCTCTCGAATCACTGTCTGAGACATTCGAATTGGTCACCGTTGCAGCAGCGGCCGAGGCGTTGATGCGAGTAGACAGCATATCCACGGCTGCCTGGGCATAAGATCCATGCCCAAAAACCTCCATATAGCTCACCCCCAGCAAGCCACTATTGAGTAACTGCTGAGCCGCCACTGCCCTGCCCAAACCGGCAATATCGCCAACGGCAACAGTGCCGCCGGCAAATGCGTAGCTCACGCCTAGATCAACTGAAGCCGCCAAAGAAGACTCATCTTCAACACGTTGATCCCGAACGAGATCCACCCAAGAGACAAAGTCCCCGTTAAAGGGCACTGGCCCAATATGCGACAAATCCAGATGGGTGTGCAAGTTGACAAGCCCAGGCATCAATAAGCTTGAACCGAAATCCTCTCGCTCAAGACCCTCAAGACTCTCAAAGTCACTGATTGGGCCCACTCCCAACACACGGTGCCCGTCGATCAGTACGCCTCCGGGTGATGCCAAAATGCCACTGGCATCTGCCACTGCGGCTGCGGTAATGAGTCGTCGCATTCCATCACTCCTGATGATATTCAGAGATCAATTGAGATAGCATGTAGCATATCTCTGACAGGCCGTTACACTAGGGGCAGAAGAAATTGTGCTCGCTTTTATCGACCCAAGGATGAACAGAAAGGGCTGAGCTATGCGCCATACATTCATCATCGCATTAACCGGAACAATTGGAAGTGGTTTTCTATTCGCTTCCAGCGGCTGTGTCCAACAGGACAAGTACGATCAGCTGCTCAAATCTTACCGCTCGACGCAGGAGCAACTTGTCGCGTCAGACGAGGAACGTGATGTTTCTCGAGCCAACGCAGAGACGCTGCGTCGACAATTGGCTCTAGCGCTTGATGAGCTTGATCAATCTGGTCAACAAATCGAGTCGCTCCAGTCAACGGTCAACGAACACGCTGTGAGTACAGACCAGGCCCTGGCACGTATTAGCCAGCTTGAGTTTGGGAAGCTGCCAGCAGATGTGAGCGTGGCACTTGAAGCCCTTTCACGGCAATATCCTGATCTCATTCTGTTTGATCCACAGCTAGACATGCTCAGACTCAAGAGTGATGTCACGTTTTCACCTGGCAAAACAGCGCTCACTGAAGAAGCAAGAACAACGCTGATAGAAATAGCGCATATTCTTTCTACTGATGGTGGACAACAACTAGAGGTCACGGTCGTAGGTCATACTGACGATGTGCCGATTAGTGCGTCACGGAATAACCACAAGACAAACACCCATCTGTCTGTACATCGAGCAATCTCAGTACGTGACATCTTGGTAGAAGGTGGCGTCAGCCCACAGAACGTCATGGTTGCCGGGTTTGGCGAAAATCGACCGTTGATTGCCAATGAAGTTGGTGGTACACAGGCAAATCGCCGTGTTGAGATTTTCTTAGCACCAATGGCCGAGCCAATGACCAGCATGGGTACAACCACTGAAGTGGAATTTGCTGCAAATGAGTCAACGGCAATTTCCAGTACTCCACAGGAGAGTGATTCCAGTAACGAACCGATGAAGTAGACTTCAGTCGCAAGGAAAACGTCCATCCGGTGATGGCCGGCCTATGATGTACTTCTAGCTAATCGTTTGACCAAGCTAGATAGGATTATGAGCCCATGCGACGAACGCCCTCTTTTACTTTGTCACTACTGGCTCTCTTTATCACAACAATGATCAACAGCTCCGCTTCTAGCGGAGCTGTTGTTGAATTGGCGATTCACAACAGCGCTCAACCAAATCAGACGGCCCCTGCGACTGCCGCACCCACTCCGGCTGAAGAGATCATCCCAATACCTGTACCTCGGGTGCCTCTGATACTTGAGAATCGACGAACACTACATCTCGACTTCAGTGTCCAACTCAATGCCCTCTACGATACGGCGGCACTGAGACTGCAGAGAAGAGAGATAAACTTCATAATCGCTAACCAATTCAACAATATCACGCTGACCAATGCCCTCATACTGATGCCATTGTTGACAAAAGCACCCACCAGCCAAATCTTGACCGAGACACTGACAACCACATTGAATATTGGGGGCCGTGCTCAGCGTCAGATAAATCAACTGACCAAAGTCACCCCCAACTACCTTTATGGTGATGACCTACTCGAACTATCGATTCCCCAAGCCGATACAACGAACTTGACTTGGAAGTTTTCAATAGATGTTGATACCTACTCGACTTATGTCGATGACGCAGAACTTTACACACTGACCTGGCCAAAGAAGTATCCCACTGATGTAATCGAGGGACTCAAGCCGCAGCTGTATATTGAGTCTGACCGCCAAATCTTCCAAGACGCGGTAACAGAAGTGATGGGAAATGAACTTCGCCTCACCGCTCCATACTTGGTCGTCAAACGTCTACTGCACTACTGCCTCAAACATTCACAAGTAAGCGGCAGCACAACCTTGCGCGGCGTGGCTGCGGATGGGCGAAGTGTCGACAGCATCATTGGCATCAATGTCAAAGGTGCCGTCTCGATGACTGAACACCAGGGCCTGGGCACTGCCCCAGACCTTGTCTGCCTCTGTATCGCTACACTTCGTGCAGCAGGCATTCCTGCAAGACCAGTCATAGGCGTTGAAAAAAAAACCGGCATCAAAGATCGAGTCGTTTTCATTGTCTGGGGCGAGTTTTATCTCAATGGATGTGGGTGGATCCCATTCGACCCTGAACTCATGCGCCGCAGCGGCGTGGTAAGTCATTCCATCCAGTCAAAGTGGAAGGGTCTTGGCTCTATCAAAGAACTTAACACACGCATACCGTTGGGGTACTACTTTCAGCCACCTGGGCGAGCGACCATTCCATTTGCGCCCGCTGTGTGGGGATGGCTACCCTCACCACACAACAAGCTTCAGATGCCTGCGATTATCAATGCCAAGCTCTATACGGCTACACAACGCGGCCCTCGCCCCTAATGGACTATTGATTCAATGATGGACCAAGGCCCTAGCGACCAAGATATTGAACGCTTTAGCGACGAAACTGGCCGCTGCCCAAACTGTGGCATAGAAGTATGGGATCAGGCAGAATTCTGTCCGGAATGCGGCGATCAAATTGGCAGCGACATCTCTCGCCGAGCGCCACTTGATCACGATATGCGAAACCGCATCTTCATTCTCATTATTGTCCTCATCATTGTCGGATTTGCATTGATCACGATCTTCTAAGTGACATCCTGTTATTTCGACTACCGACATCACGCAATAAACCATCAAGTGACTTCATCTGCATCACTAACACGTGCACGACACCATCCCTGCGCTCAATTTTACCCCAAACCAAACCTGCGACTGCATGCCGAGCAGCCAAACGATTGGACTCGTACACATCAGGACGCAACACCAAATTGACGACGCCATACTCATCTTCCAATGTAATAAAAACAACGCCATTGGCTGTCGATGGTCGCTGTCGCAACAATACTAAGCCAGCCACGATCACACATGATCCATCAGCCATTTTTTCTTGACCTGCCCCTTCACTGACAACTCTTGAATCTACACATCCTCGCTCATTTAACCAGTCCCGTATAAATGAAATTGGATGCGATTTCAGTGACAACCCTAATGATCCATAATCATCAATCACCTCATCAAATGCGGAACATTCTGGCAACGAAACCACCGCTGGTTCACGCAAAGATGTATCAGCAAAGATTGTGTTATTGACACTCGAAAAACCAACTCCCAATCCACCAACCTGCCACAACGCCTGCCGTCTGTTCAAACCCATCGAATTAAAAGCATCAGCCTTTGCTAATGGACGAAGTTGTGCCCCACCAAGACCTGCCGCTCTTGCTAAGCCCACAATCCCAAATCTATCTTTTGCCTCATTAGCTCGAATCGCCTCAATGACTGCCTCAGCATCTTTACGTCGCAACCCCTTCACCAATCGCATACCCAAACGAATCGCCTCACAACCATCATCACAAACCTCTAATGTGCAATCCCACTGGCTACGCAAAATATCAACTGAAAGTACTTGGACACCATGCGACTTAGCGTCACGAATAATCTGAGCCGGAGCATAAAATCCCATTGGCTGGCTATTAAGTAATGACACCGCAAAAATTGCTGGCTCATGACACTTCAACCATGCTGACACATACACGAGCAAAGCAAAGCTTGCTGCATGCGATTCTGGAAAACCGTACTCACTAAAACCCTTAAGCTGATCGAAGCAACTATCTGCAAACGATTTCTCATAACCACTTTGCAACATCCCTTCATGAAAACGTTTTGCGAACGCTTCCATTTGATTTCCTCGACGCTTCCATGACGCCATTGCCCTTCGTAATTGATCTGCTTCTCCGGGCGTAAAACCCGCCGCCACAATTGCCAAAGACATCGCCTGCTCTTGAAAAAGCGGCACGCCTAATGTTTTTTCTAATACACGTTGCACCGCCTGGCTTGGGTATACCACTGGCTCCTTCCCCTGCCGGCGCCGTAGGTATGGATGCACCATCTGTCCCTGGATCGGACCTGGACGGACAATTGCCACCTCAATTACCAAATCATAGAAACACGATGGCTTGAGTCTGGGCAACATTGACATCTGCGCTCGGGATTCAATCTGAAATACGCCCACAGTATCGGCTCGACAAATCATGTCGTAAACAGCTTTATCTTCTACTGGCACAGTCGCCAATGACATCGACTGCCCTCGATACTCTTTGACGCTATCAAAACACTTACGAATGCAGGTCAACATCCCCAATCCAAGTACATCAACTTTCAACATTCCCATCGCATCAATGTCATCTTTATCCCATTCAATGACAGTTCGATCGCGCATAGCTGCATTTTCAATTGGAACCAACTCGCACAACGGGCGATCTGTAATAACAAATCCACCTACATGCTGCGACAAATGACGAGGACTTCCGATTAAGGATTTGGCCATCGTGATAAGTCGGCACACGCTAGGATCAGCGGGATCAACACCTGCCTCTGCCAAACGACTCTCAGGTACATTATTCGACTGCCACCAATCACCACTCTTCGCCATTCGATCAATACAGGCTTCTGAAAACCCTAGCACTTTACCCACCTCGCGAACGGCACTCCGCCAACGATAGGTAATAACAACTCCCGTCAGAGCTGCTCGCTCACGTCCATATTTACGATAGATGTACTGAATTACTTCTTCACGGCGTTCATGTTCAAAGTCAATATCAATGTCAGGAGGTTCATCACGCTCCCGACTAATAAAACGCTCAAACAACATGTCAATTCGCTCTGGATCAACTGATGTAACCCCAAGACAAAAGCAAACAGCTGAGTTTGCTGCGGCCCCACGGCCTTGACACAAGATTCCATGCTCTTTTGCAAATAACACCAAATCGTGCACTGTCAAAAAGTATGATGCATAGCGAAGCTCTTCGATAAGACTCAACTCATGAGCCAAACGGTCACGCACCACACCCGTTACACCCTTTGGATAACGATGCTTGGCACCCTGCTCGACCAGATATCGAAGATACCCATGAGGTGTCTGCCCATATGGAACCACCTCTTTTGGGTATTCATATTTTAGTGAATCTAAATTAAATTCTAGAGAGCGATGGGCAATCTCAACCGTTCGAGATACCGCCGCCATGCCATCACGAACTCCCAGAAGCCTTTTATATAAAGAAACCATCATCTCAGCCGACTTCAAATGACGCTCAGAATGCGCCCGCAAACGAAAACCAGCCTGCTCCAACGTACAACCATAACGAATACATGTCACTACATCTTGCAAAGCCTTTCGCTCAGGAACATGATGCACCACATCATTAATTGCTACTAAACGAATACCAGCATGCGAACTTAATGATCGCAACTGGCTCATCCACTGACGATCATTGCCATTCCAGCCAACACAAGCACCCAACGACAATCGATCATCAACAAACGTTCGCTTCAGGCCTTCTAGCAATTCAAGAAAACGCTCACCTAAGACTGGAGGCGGCAAAATAACTGCCAACAACCCTTCATTAAAAGCGATGAGATCGTGGGTCCATAACAGGCACCCCCCTTTAACCGTGCGGCGTTTACCTAACGTCAACAAACGACACATTCGGCCATATGATTGAACATCCGTGGGATACAAAAGAATTGAACAACCACTTGCCTCTGGGCTTATTCCTTGAATAGTTTCTCCATCAAAAGAAGGACCAACACTATCTAGCAACGAAATACGTGTACCTACCACAAACGGAATGCCTGCACGCTTTGCTGCAATGTGACCACGGACCACACCAGATACGGTGTGCATATCAGTTAATGCGATGGCATCATGACCCAGCAACGCCGAGCGATCGACTAACTCATCAGGATGACTTGATCCTACGAGAAACGAGAAATTACTGGTGACCTGAAGCTCAGCCCATTTGGATGACACGTCACGCCCACCATCCATGCAAGTACCACAAACCATCTTCAATGAGATTGGACCCATTTGTTTGAGTCCAAAATATCCATAGCCAACAACCTGACGCATCTTGAACGCGAAAATAAAAACGCCCGCGAGGATTACCAAAACCTTGCCACCAAGCCTCTGAAATGACTTCAGGGCCATCGCTTAAAATGCATTTTGTTTCAATGCCACGCCAACGCCAATGCTGAGGAACACCACCATCGCTGAACTTTAGAACCTCAAGCAATTCAGGAGATTCAAGCATTAATGAAGGGCGGAATAGCTTGTTATCAAAAATGTCACCTTCAACATCTACACTTCCTGAAGCATCAAACCATGACACATTCTCAGGAAGATGAGTTGCAACCGACTTCATTGACCACACGCAATCATCGCCCACGCGACTACGCAGACTGTCAGCAAGAAATCCAACATCACCTTTTAAAAGACTGCCACTAATACAAGAGCTACCGAAACCATCTGCGCCACCTACCAACGAATCCTTTTCTAAAAAGGCTCCTTGCTCGTAGGCCATTAGTTCCCATGACAATACTTGAATGATGATTTCTTCAACACCACCAGAGCCTCCTCCAAAATTATTTTCCTTACAAAAAAATTCTAATGCCTCAAGCTCTAATCGCAGCAAAGACCACCAATGCTCACCATCACAAACTGGCTGGCTCACACATAATTCACGGCGGATTTCTAATTCATCTGAACCAAGGCATAACAACAACAAGCGAACTGCTCCACGTGAACGCTCATGCAATACACACGACAGCTCTTTACATAAATTGTGCACCACGCAACTCATTGTTTCCAAAGACGAAACTGGACCAGAAAAACGCTGCGACACATATGGCAAGGCATCGTCATCAAGCCATGTCACGACCTCAGCACCGATACCTAATGCCTGATCTAAACGCCGAACCAACGTCAAACCAAATCGATCTGCCAGCTCAGCTTTAGGAATACCCCACAACATTCCTATGTCATATAGTCCGACCTCATGCAATGAAGCAACACACGTCAAATCTAAACGCAAAGAAGTCACTGGACATGAACTCAAAAAAGAACGCTCACCACCAGGCTCAACACACTGCCCACCTTTATATCTCGACGCGGCCCACGCACAACCAATTGTTCCCGCACAGCCAACAAACGAACGCACGCAAAATCTTTCAAGTGATGTAGCTATTTGCTCAACCATCACCGACATTCCTCCAAACAGATGCGTACAACCTGTCACGTCCAAAATAAGACCTTCACCACATGAGGGACTCTGGTCAATCATGACTCGTGGCGAATAACGTTTGGCCCACCGCGCCAAACGAACCATCGCAAGCGCATCTTGCCGCTCGTCCAAGGTGTTTATAAATAGTTCTTTGTCGCGATCGCCAATCAAAGTCCGAGCATGAGAAACTGACATCCCTGGAACAATGCCCAACTGACAAGCTTTTTGGCAACATCGCACCACTTCATCTTCTAAACCAGCGATGACTAACAGCACGATTGTTTCATTTGACAACCGTTTCCGGCGACGCATTACATCAACTGAC
This genomic interval from Phycisphaerales bacterium contains the following:
- a CDS encoding DNA-3-methyladenine glycosylase: MAVSEIDCSVDAIRLGRNLLGQRLVRIVDGVRRSGLIVETEAYVGVQDRASHAYGGRRTARNESMYLSGGHVYVYFTYGMHHCVNVVCGGPDEPAAVLIRALEPEEGITEMARSRGRKFDLIQEGLETPGRPKNVSKLLLELCNGPGKLSQALKIDRTLDGLLLTNPQKGRRRAGDFSPILFIEKVRQRALPGHLIAASARVGLGQVGSWKKRKLRFSIIGNPNVSVTVNR
- a CDS encoding amidohydrolase family protein; protein product: MRRLITAAAVADASGILASPGGVLIDGHRVLGVGPISDFESLEGLEREDFGSSLLMPGLVNLHTHLDLSHIGPVPFNGDFVSWVDLVRDQRVEDESSLAASVDLGVSYAFAGGTVAVGDIAGLGRAVAAQQLLNSGLLGVSYMEVFGHGSYAQAAVDMLSTRINASAAAATVTNSNVSDSDSREPGGAGMKLGAQPHAPYSCGLSVYEAAAQLRVPMATHLSETRAEFDFVARAQGPFAELLHRLGKWDQSIEPQNCHPVESLSSVLSWAPCVVAHVNYLDQHACDLLARWPVTVAYCPRASAYFGHPDGQPENHPYRELVERGIRVGLGTDSLLCLDTPNRISILDEMRFLWRRDGIDPVRLLQMATVNGAVGLHLDPSLVLLNKGPVAGLIAIPGVKHIGHEALQDVLAGDEQPVWVLPPQNADIDGSLRLGS
- a CDS encoding OmpA family protein, with product MRHTFIIALTGTIGSGFLFASSGCVQQDKYDQLLKSYRSTQEQLVASDEERDVSRANAETLRRQLALALDELDQSGQQIESLQSTVNEHAVSTDQALARISQLEFGKLPADVSVALEALSRQYPDLILFDPQLDMLRLKSDVTFSPGKTALTEEARTTLIEIAHILSTDGGQQLEVTVVGHTDDVPISASRNNHKTNTHLSVHRAISVRDILVEGGVSPQNVMVAGFGENRPLIANEVGGTQANRRVEIFLAPMAEPMTSMGTTTEVEFAANESTAISSTPQESDSSNEPMK
- a CDS encoding transglutaminase-like domain-containing protein; this encodes MRRTPSFTLSLLALFITTMINSSASSGAVVELAIHNSAQPNQTAPATAAPTPAEEIIPIPVPRVPLILENRRTLHLDFSVQLNALYDTAALRLQRREINFIIANQFNNITLTNALILMPLLTKAPTSQILTETLTTTLNIGGRAQRQINQLTKVTPNYLYGDDLLELSIPQADTTNLTWKFSIDVDTYSTYVDDAELYTLTWPKKYPTDVIEGLKPQLYIESDRQIFQDAVTEVMGNELRLTAPYLVVKRLLHYCLKHSQVSGSTTLRGVAADGRSVDSIIGINVKGAVSMTEHQGLGTAPDLVCLCIATLRAAGIPARPVIGVEKKTGIKDRVVFIVWGEFYLNGCGWIPFDPELMRRSGVVSHSIQSKWKGLGSIKELNTRIPLGYYFQPPGRATIPFAPAVWGWLPSPHNKLQMPAIINAKLYTATQRGPRP
- a CDS encoding zinc ribbon domain-containing protein; the encoded protein is MMDQGPSDQDIERFSDETGRCPNCGIEVWDQAEFCPECGDQIGSDISRRAPLDHDMRNRIFILIIVLIIVGFALITIF
- a CDS encoding error-prone DNA polymerase; the encoded protein is MGPISLKMVCGTCMDGGRDVSSKWAELQVTSNFSFLVGSSHPDELVDRSALLGHDAIALTDMHTVSGVVRGHIAAKRAGIPFVVGTRISLLDSVGPSFDGETIQGISPEASGCSILLYPTDVQSYGRMCRLLTLGKRRTVKGGCLLWTHDLIAFNEGLLAVILPPPVLGERFLELLEGLKRTFVDDRLSLGACVGWNGNDRQWMSQLRSLSSHAGIRLVAINDVVHHVPERKALQDVVTCIRYGCTLEQAGFRLRAHSERHLKSAEMMVSLYKRLLGVRDGMAAVSRTVEIAHRSLEFNLDSLKYEYPKEVVPYGQTPHGYLRYLVEQGAKHRYPKGVTGVVRDRLAHELSLIEELRYASYFLTVHDLVLFAKEHGILCQGRGAAANSAVCFCLGVTSVDPERIDMLFERFISRERDEPPDIDIDFEHERREEVIQYIYRKYGRERAALTGVVITYRWRSAVREVGKVLGFSEACIDRMAKSGDWWQSNNVPESRLAEAGVDPADPSVCRLITMAKSLIGSPRHLSQHVGGFVITDRPLCELVPIENAAMRDRTVIEWDKDDIDAMGMLKVDVLGLGMLTCIRKCFDSVKEYRGQSMSLATVPVEDKAVYDMICRADTVGVFQIESRAQMSMLPRLKPSCFYDLVIEVAIVRPGPIQGQMVHPYLRRRQGKEPVVYPSQAVQRVLEKTLGVPLFQEQAMSLAIVAAGFTPGEADQLRRAMASWKRRGNQMEAFAKRFHEGMLQSGYEKSFADSCFDQLKGFSEYGFPESHAASFALLVYVSAWLKCHEPAIFAVSLLNSQPMGFYAPAQIIRDAKSHGVQVLSVDILRSQWDCTLEVCDDGCEAIRLGMRLVKGLRRKDAEAVIEAIRANEAKDRFGIVGLARAAGLGGAQLRPLAKADAFNSMGLNRRQALWQVGGLGVGFSSVNNTIFADTSLREPAVVSLPECSAFDEVIDDYGSLGLSLKSHPISFIRDWLNERGCVDSRVVSEGAGQEKMADGSCVIVAGLVLLRQRPSTANGVVFITLEDEYGVVNLVLRPDVYESNRLAARHAVAGLVWGKIERRDGVVHVLVMQMKSLDGLLRDVGSRNNRMSLRRS
- a CDS encoding DNA polymerase Y family protein; this translates as MKRMVCVWLPDWSVDVMRRRKRLSNETIVLLVIAGLEDEVVRCCQKACQLGIVPGMSVSHARTLIGDRDKELFINTLDERQDALAMVRLARWAKRYSPRVMIDQSPSCGEGLILDVTGCTHLFGGMSVMVEQIATSLERFCVRSFVGCAGTIGCAWAASRYKGGQCVEPGGERSFLSSCPVTSLRLDLTCVASLHEVGLYDIGMLWGIPKAELADRFGLTLVRRLDQALGIGAEVVTWLDDDALPYVSQRFSGPVSSLETMSCVVHNLCKELSCVLHERSRGAVRLLLLCLGSDELEIRRELCVSQPVCDGEHWWSLLRLELEALEFFCKENNFGGGSGGVEEIIIQVLSWELMAYEQGAFLEKDSLVGGADGFGSSCISGSLLKGDVGFLADSLRSRVGDDCVWSMKSVATHLPENVSWFDASGSVDVEGDIFDNKLFRPSLMLESPELLEVLKFSDGGVPQHWRWRGIETKCILSDGPEVISEAWWQGFGNPRGRFYFRVQDASGCWLWIFWTQTNGSNLIEDGLWYLHGWWA